In a genomic window of Tissierella sp. Yu-01:
- a CDS encoding D-alanyl-D-alanine carboxypeptidase family protein, with product MKKVLSILIISIILVTCTTAYADNLSLEGQAAVLMDFDTKEILYEKNMDMKLYPASTTKIMTAILALEHGSLDDIVTIDQEVVNLTEGSHIALEPGENLTLEQMLNALLIPSANDAALGIAKHISGSVEGFAKLMNEKAEALGATNTNFINPNGLHEDNHYTTAHDLALIAQYAMNNETFRGIVNTVTYQIEPTNKKEETRYLKNTNKLLFSSDKIYVDGNYISAKYEGASGVKTGTTGQAQYCLVSYAEREGQRLIAVVLKSSGNGVYSDSHKLLNYGFNNYSNATIGFKNEFVENIRIENGLHPYVAGVLGSDFVFPLLDEDLDRVDVKVNLRGSLVAPINKGDILGNAEYYLDGRPIGKAEILSTMDVELDPMTKTSNKILSKWYLIVFALIVILRIVVLQKRMKKRPRRRSHRVPYGIK from the coding sequence TTGAAAAAAGTTTTATCTATATTGATCATTTCAATTATCCTAGTTACATGTACTACTGCTTATGCTGATAATTTATCTCTTGAAGGACAAGCAGCAGTTCTTATGGATTTTGATACAAAGGAAATATTGTATGAAAAAAATATGGATATGAAGCTTTATCCTGCTAGTACGACTAAAATTATGACCGCTATATTGGCTTTAGAACATGGAAGCCTTGATGATATAGTAACCATTGACCAAGAAGTAGTTAATCTAACTGAAGGCAGTCATATAGCCTTAGAACCAGGTGAAAATTTAACTCTAGAACAAATGTTAAATGCATTATTAATTCCATCTGCCAATGACGCTGCTTTAGGAATAGCTAAACACATTTCAGGCTCTGTAGAAGGATTTGCTAAATTGATGAATGAAAAAGCCGAAGCCCTTGGTGCTACAAATACAAATTTCATCAATCCAAATGGACTTCATGAAGACAATCATTATACTACTGCTCATGACTTAGCTCTAATTGCTCAATATGCAATGAACAATGAAACCTTTAGAGGCATTGTTAATACTGTTACATATCAAATAGAGCCTACAAACAAAAAAGAAGAAACAAGGTACTTAAAAAATACCAATAAATTATTGTTTAGCTCAGACAAAATATATGTAGATGGGAATTATATTTCAGCAAAATACGAAGGTGCATCTGGAGTTAAAACAGGCACTACTGGTCAAGCTCAATATTGTCTAGTATCTTATGCTGAAAGAGAAGGTCAAAGATTAATTGCAGTAGTGCTTAAGTCAAGTGGAAATGGAGTTTACTCTGATTCACATAAACTATTGAATTATGGCTTCAATAATTACAGCAATGCTACTATTGGATTCAAAAATGAGTTTGTTGAAAATATTAGAATTGAAAATGGACTTCATCCTTATGTGGCAGGAGTTTTAGGCAGTGATTTTGTTTTTCCACTATTAGATGAAGATTTGGATAGAGTTGATGTGAAAGTTAATTTAAGAGGCAGTTTAGTGGCTCCTATTAACAAAGGAGATATCTTAGGTAATGCGGAATACTACTTAGATGGAAGACCTATAGGTAAAGCAGAAATACTATCAACAATGGATGTAGAACTTGATCCTATGACAAAAACATCTAATAAAATACTAAGCAAATGGTATTTAATAGTTTTTGCCCTAATAGTAATTTTAAGAATTGTAGTTCTTCAAAAACGTATGAAAAAAAGACCAAGAAGAAGATCTCATCGTGTTCCTTATGGAATAAAATAA
- a CDS encoding helix-hairpin-helix domain-containing protein, whose protein sequence is MGSFTKKEQIVILVLVLIVSVSLGFKYVLKDIIKPKDQIGQNIEELDHIKDDIVEIEESPIILVHISGQVYNPGIYELVKGDRVNDAVNLAGGLTKNADLDRINLAKKVADEEKIYIPEVGEEIANEVNSLNAITVTESTTNNNDGKININTCLKSELESLPGIGTVTADKIIEYRNDNPFKTIEDIMNVSGIGDKKFEGIKNLITVK, encoded by the coding sequence ATGGGTTCCTTTACAAAAAAAGAACAAATAGTTATACTAGTATTAGTCTTAATTGTTTCGGTTTCACTAGGTTTTAAGTATGTATTAAAGGATATAATAAAACCTAAGGATCAAATAGGTCAAAATATTGAAGAGTTAGATCATATAAAGGATGATATAGTTGAGATAGAAGAAAGCCCGATTATTTTAGTACATATTAGTGGACAAGTTTACAACCCTGGAATATATGAATTAGTTAAAGGTGATCGTGTAAACGATGCTGTGAATTTAGCGGGGGGCTTAACTAAAAACGCAGACCTTGATAGAATAAATTTAGCAAAGAAAGTTGCGGATGAGGAAAAGATTTACATTCCCGAGGTTGGAGAAGAAATTGCAAATGAAGTTAATTCATTAAATGCAATAACTGTAACAGAATCAACTACAAATAACAATGATGGTAAAATCAATATTAATACATGTTTGAAAAGTGAACTGGAATCATTACCAGGCATTGGTACAGTAACGGCAGATAAAATTATTGAATATAGAAATGACAATCCATTTAAGACAATAGAAGATATTATGAATGTATCAGGTATAGGAGATAAGAAATTTGAAGGAATCAAAAATCTAATTACCGTTAAATAA